In Sphingobium amiense, a genomic segment contains:
- a CDS encoding DUF4112 domain-containing protein, producing the protein MAISQDQFDRVMRDMPGFGRDPASIRRRIEAMEQLLEGLFVIPGTTRRVGLDSIVGLIPVVGDVATAAMGAWIVWEARNLGMSKWQLTRMAANVGFDTLVGAIPFAGDAFDFFFKSNTKNLRIIRKHLDRHHPSTATIDA; encoded by the coding sequence ATGGCGATTTCACAGGATCAGTTCGACCGCGTGATGCGCGACATGCCAGGCTTCGGGCGCGATCCCGCGTCGATCCGCCGCCGGATCGAAGCGATGGAGCAGTTGCTGGAGGGATTGTTCGTCATCCCCGGCACCACCCGCCGCGTCGGCCTCGACAGCATCGTCGGCCTGATCCCGGTGGTGGGCGATGTCGCCACGGCGGCGATGGGCGCGTGGATCGTCTGGGAAGCGCGCAACCTCGGCATGTCGAAATGGCAGCTCACCCGCATGGCGGCCAATGTCGGGTTCGACACGCTGGTGGGCGCGATCCCCTTCGCGGGCGACGCGTTCGACTTCTTCTTCAAGTCGAACACGAAGAATCTGCGCATCATCCGCAAACATCTGGACCGCCACCATCCCTCGACGGCGACGATCGACGCCTAA
- the nadC gene encoding carboxylating nicotinate-nucleotide diphosphorylase, translating to MSFSLPGFDLAAFVASTLAEDLGPDGRDVTSEAVIPADALFDGVMDSRDAVTLAGLPIAAAFFRALDPDVEIELLHRDGDRVAAGTDLMRIRGKARAMLTAERSALNTVQHLTGIATMTRAYVDAIEGTGATLLDTRKTIPGLRVLEKYATRMGGATNHRMGLWDAAMIKDNHVAVAGSVEEAARRAVAAGVASIIVEVDSIGQIEPALAAGATHLLLDNMDAAMLREAVALVNGRVPTEASGGVTLETIRARAESGVTYISVGRLTQSAPAADIGLDFAYA from the coding sequence ATGAGCTTCTCCCTTCCCGGTTTCGACCTTGCCGCATTCGTCGCTTCCACGCTGGCCGAAGATCTCGGTCCCGATGGGCGCGATGTGACGAGCGAGGCGGTGATTCCGGCCGATGCGCTGTTCGACGGGGTGATGGACAGCCGTGACGCGGTGACGCTGGCCGGGCTGCCGATTGCGGCTGCTTTCTTCCGCGCGCTCGATCCCGATGTGGAGATCGAGCTGCTGCACCGGGATGGCGACCGGGTCGCGGCGGGCACCGACCTGATGCGCATCCGGGGCAAGGCGCGGGCGATGCTGACGGCGGAGCGGTCGGCGCTGAACACTGTCCAGCATCTGACCGGCATCGCCACCATGACCCGCGCCTATGTCGATGCCATCGAGGGCACGGGCGCGACCCTGCTCGACACGCGCAAGACGATACCGGGCCTGCGCGTGCTGGAGAAATATGCGACGCGCATGGGCGGGGCGACCAATCACCGTATGGGCCTGTGGGACGCGGCGATGATCAAGGACAATCATGTCGCGGTCGCGGGATCGGTGGAGGAAGCGGCGCGCCGCGCCGTCGCCGCCGGAGTGGCGAGCATCATCGTCGAGGTCGACAGCATCGGCCAGATCGAACCTGCGCTGGCCGCCGGGGCGACGCACCTGCTGCTCGACAATATGGATGCGGCGATGCTGCGCGAGGCGGTCGCTCTGGTGAACGGGCGCGTGCCGACCGAAGCGTCGGGCGGCGTCACGCTGGAGACCATCCGGGCGCGGGCGGAAAGCGGCGTCACCTATATCAGCGTCGGGCGGCTTACCCAGTCCGCGCCCGCCGCCGACATCGGGCTGGATTTCGCCTATGCCTAG
- a CDS encoding type II toxin-antitoxin system Phd/YefM family antitoxin, with translation MNAIVNVHEAKTHFSKLLDRAHAGEEIILAKAGKPYAKLVPIATERPERRPGRFEGQIVYDDAAFFDPLPEEELRLWEGRDD, from the coding sequence ATGAACGCCATCGTCAATGTCCACGAAGCGAAAACCCATTTCTCGAAACTGCTCGATCGCGCCCATGCGGGCGAGGAGATCATTCTGGCGAAAGCGGGCAAGCCCTACGCCAAGCTGGTGCCCATCGCCACCGAACGTCCTGAGCGCAGGCCGGGACGGTTCGAAGGGCAGATCGTCTACGACGACGCTGCCTTCTTCGATCCGCTGCCAGAGGAAGAATTGCGCCTTTGGGAAGGGCGTGACGATTGA
- a CDS encoding DUF4230 domain-containing protein produces the protein MADGLKRYGPPVALALLILAVGAAMLVGWQRYNRDYVVSVEDDGSAVTKIIAERISGASALRVSRLNGTIQSTAQDVRGFGLLKSDQVVKMPYSVDYFVDLSGLSARDLEWNPNTRTLIVNAPDVRPDTPNVDESRRTLVRTNGVFVTRQAGEELSRRPSAHAQARAMASSRSPERMAQAREYGRAAVAKIMGAPLAAIGYGDARVLVTFPPERRDTNRERWDVTTPINEVLANRQPQR, from the coding sequence GTGGCGGACGGGCTGAAGCGCTATGGCCCGCCGGTCGCGCTGGCGCTGCTGATCCTTGCCGTGGGCGCGGCGATGCTGGTGGGCTGGCAGCGCTATAATCGCGACTATGTGGTGAGCGTGGAGGATGACGGTTCCGCCGTCACCAAGATCATCGCTGAACGCATTTCGGGCGCGAGCGCGCTGCGCGTCAGCCGGCTCAACGGCACGATCCAGAGCACGGCGCAGGATGTGCGCGGATTTGGCCTGCTGAAATCCGATCAGGTGGTGAAGATGCCCTATTCGGTCGATTATTTCGTCGACCTGTCGGGCCTGTCCGCGCGCGATCTGGAATGGAACCCGAACACGCGCACGCTGATCGTGAACGCCCCGGACGTGCGGCCTGACACGCCCAATGTCGATGAAAGCCGCCGCACGCTGGTGCGCACCAACGGTGTCTTCGTGACGCGGCAGGCGGGCGAGGAACTCAGCCGCCGGCCGTCCGCCCATGCGCAGGCGCGGGCGATGGCCTCCTCCCGATCGCCCGAGCGCATGGCGCAGGCGCGGGAATATGGGCGCGCCGCCGTCGCGAAGATCATGGGCGCGCCGCTCGCCGCCATCGGCTATGGCGACGCGCGCGTGCTTGTGACCTTTCCGCCCGAACGCCGCGACACGAACCGCGAGCGCTGGGACGTGACCACCCCGATCAACGAGGTGCTGGCCAACCGCCAGCCGCAGCGCTAG
- the nadA gene encoding quinolinate synthase NadA, translating into MNAFTGIPQGTDLRAEIDRLRKERNAVILGHYYQKPEIQDLSDFVGDSLELSRKAAETDAEVIAFCGVRFMAETAKILSPEKIVVLPDMDAGCSLEDSCPPAQFKAFREAHPDHIALSYINCSTEVKALSDIIVTSSSAEKIIAQLPKDQKIIFGPDKHLGGYLKRKLGRDMLLWPGVCIVHEAFSETELLKLKAQHPDAPIAAHPECPPYIADHADYIGSTSGILDYSRTMPGDTLIVATEPHIIHQMRKTMPDKNFIGAPGADGNCNCNVCPYMALNTLEKLYLALRDLKPRIEMEEGLRLQAKKSLDRMLEMASGTVGQGDVGPR; encoded by the coding sequence ATGAACGCATTTACCGGCATCCCGCAGGGCACCGATCTGCGCGCGGAAATCGACCGCCTGCGCAAGGAGCGCAACGCCGTGATCCTGGGCCATTATTACCAGAAGCCCGAAATTCAGGATCTGTCCGATTTCGTCGGCGACAGCCTGGAACTGTCGCGCAAGGCGGCGGAGACGGACGCGGAGGTGATCGCCTTTTGCGGCGTGCGTTTCATGGCGGAGACGGCCAAGATCCTGTCGCCCGAAAAGATCGTCGTGCTGCCCGACATGGACGCGGGCTGTTCGCTTGAAGACAGTTGCCCGCCCGCCCAGTTCAAGGCGTTTCGGGAGGCGCATCCCGATCATATTGCCTTGAGCTACATCAACTGCTCGACCGAGGTGAAGGCGCTTTCCGACATCATCGTCACGTCATCGTCGGCGGAAAAGATCATCGCGCAACTGCCGAAGGACCAGAAGATCATCTTCGGTCCCGACAAGCATCTGGGCGGCTACCTCAAGCGCAAGCTGGGGCGCGACATGCTGCTGTGGCCGGGCGTGTGCATCGTGCATGAGGCTTTCAGCGAGACCGAACTGCTCAAGCTCAAGGCCCAGCACCCGGACGCGCCCATCGCCGCGCATCCCGAATGCCCGCCCTATATCGCCGATCATGCCGACTATATCGGATCGACCAGCGGCATCCTCGACTATTCGCGGACGATGCCGGGCGACACGCTGATCGTCGCGACCGAACCGCACATCATCCACCAGATGCGCAAGACCATGCCGGACAAGAATTTCATCGGCGCGCCCGGCGCGGACGGCAACTGCAACTGCAATGTGTGCCCCTATATGGCGCTCAACACGCTGGAGAAGCTCTACCTCGCGCTGCGCGACCTCAAGCCGCGGATCGAGATGGAGGAAGGGCTGCGTCTGCAGGCCAAGAAGAGCCTCGACCGGATGCTGGAAATGGCGAGCGGCACGGTGGGGCAGGGGGACGTGGGGCCGCGCTAA
- a CDS encoding MBL fold metallo-hydrolase: protein MQPPFDPADLPTGVLMQVSPLVARVLAPNPSPFTYTGTQTYLVGTDAVAVIDPGPDDPAHLGALTAGIAGRPVVAILCTHTHRDHSPAARPLSELTGAPIVGCAPLTLEDDGPRADAAFDAHYMPDRIMADGERVSGPGWTLEAVATPGHTSNHLCFALIEEKALFSGDHVMGWSTSVISPPDGDMTAYMASMQRLLERDDAIYYPAHGDPVEQPQRLVRGMMGHRKQREGQILRFLERNGSGAIPDMVAEMYRGVDPRLHSAAGRSVLAHLIDLDARGLARPAGNGLWRTG from the coding sequence ATGCAGCCTCCCTTCGATCCGGCCGATCTGCCGACCGGCGTCCTGATGCAGGTCAGCCCGCTCGTCGCGCGGGTGCTGGCGCCCAATCCCTCGCCCTTCACCTATACGGGCACGCAGACCTATCTTGTGGGAACGGACGCCGTGGCGGTGATCGACCCCGGCCCGGACGATCCGGCGCATCTGGGGGCGCTGACGGCGGGGATCGCCGGGCGTCCGGTCGTCGCGATCCTTTGCACCCACACGCATCGCGACCACAGCCCCGCCGCCCGGCCGTTGAGCGAGCTGACCGGAGCGCCGATCGTCGGCTGCGCGCCGCTGACGCTGGAGGACGACGGGCCGCGCGCCGACGCCGCGTTCGACGCGCATTATATGCCCGACCGCATCATGGCCGACGGCGAACGGGTGAGCGGCCCCGGCTGGACGCTGGAGGCGGTGGCGACGCCGGGGCACACGTCCAATCATCTGTGCTTTGCGCTGATCGAGGAAAAGGCGCTGTTCAGCGGCGATCATGTCATGGGCTGGTCCACCAGCGTCATATCGCCCCCCGATGGCGACATGACCGCCTATATGGCGTCGATGCAGCGGCTGCTGGAGCGCGACGACGCCATCTATTATCCTGCGCATGGCGATCCGGTCGAGCAGCCGCAAAGGCTGGTGCGCGGCATGATGGGGCATCGCAAACAACGCGAGGGGCAGATATTGCGCTTTCTGGAGCGCAACGGATCGGGCGCGATCCCCGACATGGTGGCGGAAATGTACAGGGGCGTCGATCCGCGGCTGCATTCCGCCGCCGGGCGCTCCGTGCTGGCGCACCTCATCGACCTCGACGCTCGCGGGCTGGCGCGCCCGGCCGGGAATGGCCTGTGGCGGACGGGCTGA
- a CDS encoding ribonuclease T2 family protein: MPRALLPLIALAAPATAMAQETQCRIPVILPRPQVEGPSADEPKRVLPIGSYTLAVSWSPAYCARSKGGAKDDFQCRSGHDFGFTLHGLWPDGYGKEWPQYCKPAPVLPRKVVRDHLCATPSVQLIQHEWVKHGTCMPTTPTKFFALSRKLYRALRYPDMAELAARPSLSARSFATAFAAANRGMRADMLKLNVNRDGTLGEVWICMNRQFRYTRCPAHQGGVNDGSRIAIVPRG; this comes from the coding sequence ATGCCTAGGGCGCTGCTGCCCCTCATCGCGCTCGCCGCGCCGGCCACCGCCATGGCGCAGGAGACGCAGTGCCGCATCCCCGTCATCCTGCCGCGCCCGCAGGTCGAGGGGCCGAGCGCCGACGAGCCGAAGCGGGTGCTGCCCATCGGCAGCTACACGCTCGCGGTGAGCTGGTCGCCCGCTTATTGCGCGCGGTCGAAGGGCGGGGCGAAGGACGATTTCCAGTGCCGGTCCGGCCATGATTTCGGCTTCACCCTGCATGGGCTTTGGCCGGACGGCTATGGCAAGGAGTGGCCGCAATATTGCAAGCCCGCGCCGGTGTTGCCGCGCAAGGTGGTGCGGGATCATCTCTGTGCCACGCCCTCAGTCCAGTTGATCCAGCATGAATGGGTGAAGCACGGCACATGCATGCCGACGACGCCCACGAAATTCTTCGCCCTGTCGCGGAAACTCTACCGGGCGCTGCGCTATCCCGACATGGCGGAACTGGCGGCGCGGCCCAGCCTGTCGGCGCGTAGCTTCGCGACCGCCTTCGCCGCCGCCAACCGGGGCATGCGCGCCGACATGCTGAAGCTCAACGTCAACCGCGACGGGACGCTGGGCGAAGTGTGGATCTGCATGAACCGGCAGTTCCGCTATACGCGCTGCCCCGCGCATCAGGGCGGGGTCAATGACGGCAGCCGGATCGCCATCGTCCCCCGCGGTTAG
- a CDS encoding cold-shock protein: MSSIIGTVKFFNADKGYGFIAPDNGGTDAFVHISAVERAGLATLREKDRVSYDLEQDKRGKMAAVNIAHAE, encoded by the coding sequence ATGAGCAGCATTATCGGCACCGTCAAATTCTTCAACGCGGACAAGGGCTATGGCTTCATCGCCCCCGACAATGGCGGAACCGACGCCTTCGTTCACATCAGCGCCGTCGAGCGCGCCGGCCTTGCCACGCTGCGTGAAAAGGACCGCGTGTCCTACGATCTGGAGCAGGACAAGCGCGGCAAGATGGCTGCGGTGAACATCGCGCACGCCGAATGA
- a CDS encoding DedA family protein encodes MTDWVLRLIDAGGYWGIGFLMVLENVFPPIPSELIMGIGGIRVGQGRMAMEWLLLAGTVGTTVGNYFWYLVGHILGFARLKPLVDRYGRWATLEWKDVEALDRLFGKYGQIVVFVFRFMPAFRTMVSLPAGLFRMGHVRFLLWTAAGALIWNVILAYAGYFLGKAFRNIDAYLGPVTTAFIVAAVIAYLWRLATWRPAAPRS; translated from the coding sequence ATGACCGACTGGGTTCTGCGCCTCATCGACGCGGGCGGCTATTGGGGCATCGGCTTCCTCATGGTGCTGGAGAATGTCTTTCCGCCCATCCCGTCCGAACTCATCATGGGCATCGGCGGCATCCGCGTGGGACAGGGGCGGATGGCGATGGAATGGCTGCTGCTGGCGGGGACGGTCGGCACCACCGTCGGCAATTATTTCTGGTATCTGGTCGGGCACATATTGGGCTTCGCGCGGCTTAAGCCTCTCGTCGACCGCTATGGCCGCTGGGCGACGCTGGAGTGGAAGGATGTGGAGGCGCTGGACCGGCTGTTCGGCAAATATGGCCAGATCGTCGTCTTCGTCTTCCGCTTCATGCCTGCGTTTCGGACGATGGTGTCGCTGCCCGCCGGTCTGTTCCGCATGGGGCATGTGCGCTTCCTCCTCTGGACGGCGGCAGGCGCGCTGATCTGGAATGTCATCCTCGCCTATGCGGGCTATTTCCTCGGAAAGGCGTTCCGCAACATCGACGCCTATCTGGGGCCGGTGACGACCGCCTTCATCGTCGCGGCGGTGATCGCCTATCTGTGGCGGCTGGCGACGTGGAGGCCTGCCGCACCGCGATCCTGA
- a CDS encoding type II toxin-antitoxin system VapC family toxin, whose product MNLLLDSHVLIWWWANDRTRLGKAIRHITAPSGDIFVSAATAWEIATKHRLGKLQPGVAMDAFADAVEAEGFLPLDVKLGHALRAGRYALTHGDPFDRLLAAQAELEGLTLLTRDPVFAAFPCTTLWD is encoded by the coding sequence TTGAACCTGCTGCTCGACAGCCATGTGCTGATCTGGTGGTGGGCAAATGATCGCACGCGGTTGGGCAAGGCGATCCGTCACATCACCGCGCCTTCGGGCGACATTTTCGTGAGCGCCGCGACCGCGTGGGAAATTGCGACCAAGCACCGTCTCGGCAAATTGCAGCCCGGCGTCGCCATGGATGCCTTTGCCGACGCGGTGGAGGCCGAAGGCTTCCTCCCGCTCGACGTCAAGCTGGGTCACGCCCTGCGTGCAGGACGATATGCGCTGACGCATGGCGACCCGTTTGATCGGCTGCTCGCCGCTCAGGCGGAACTTGAGGGGCTGACGCTGCTGACCCGCGACCCCGTCTTTGCGGCCTTTCCCTGCACGACGCTCTGGGATTAG
- a CDS encoding ABC transporter substrate-binding protein, protein MTAPAPRRRLALLTAAAALGLLARGCSDEGRGPVVVSVIGDRDDFARPLPNLPDPAAKLILETTAQGLVAFDASGDILPALAQRWIVQDDGRSYIFRLRRAFWEDGSRVTAPDVARMLMARIEMLRRLDPEGPLDAVQAVIPMTGEVIEIRLAAPRPFILQMLAQPQMAVLSRAGGTGPYRRATQGSALFLTPIDRLSGDDGDEDQPIPPWQTRVVRAERAALAIIRYREGDAALVLGGRYSDLPLLVPAGVDRNDVRVDPVQGLLGFAVVGSGDLLDDEGIRAAINMAIDRSQLPAVFPLGGWATSETILPGALDLGRDPTPPAWAAMPLDERRAQAAASVTRWRADHGDPPPLRIALPNGPGSTLLFALIARDLATVGLPAKRVAMRADADLRLVDEVAAYDSAIWYLGRIGCPRKVHCDPQADAQLTAASLATSEAERAARIADAEARMTAHNGYIPLGAPVRWSLVSRRLSGFLPSPRARHPLNHLFRSTN, encoded by the coding sequence ATGACCGCCCCCGCTCCCCGCCGCCGCCTCGCCCTCCTGACCGCCGCAGCGGCGCTCGGTCTGCTGGCGCGCGGATGTTCGGACGAAGGACGCGGGCCGGTCGTCGTCAGCGTCATCGGCGACAGGGACGATTTCGCCCGCCCGCTCCCCAACCTGCCCGATCCCGCCGCCAAGCTCATCCTCGAAACGACGGCGCAGGGTCTCGTCGCCTTCGACGCGAGCGGCGACATCCTGCCCGCGCTGGCCCAGCGCTGGATCGTGCAGGATGATGGGCGCAGCTACATCTTCCGCCTGCGCCGCGCCTTCTGGGAGGATGGATCGCGCGTCACCGCGCCCGATGTCGCCCGGATGCTGATGGCGCGAATCGAAATGCTGCGGCGGCTCGACCCGGAAGGACCGCTCGACGCCGTGCAGGCGGTGATCCCCATGACCGGCGAGGTGATCGAGATCCGGCTGGCCGCGCCCCGCCCCTTCATCCTCCAGATGCTCGCCCAGCCGCAGATGGCGGTGCTGTCCCGGGCGGGTGGCACCGGACCCTATCGCCGCGCGACGCAGGGCAGCGCCCTGTTCCTGACACCCATCGACCGGCTGAGCGGCGACGATGGCGATGAGGATCAGCCGATTCCGCCCTGGCAGACCCGCGTCGTCCGCGCCGAACGTGCCGCGCTCGCCATCATACGCTATCGCGAGGGGGACGCCGCGCTGGTGCTGGGCGGGCGCTATTCCGACCTGCCGCTGCTCGTGCCCGCCGGGGTGGACCGCAACGATGTGCGCGTCGATCCCGTGCAGGGGCTGCTCGGCTTTGCGGTGGTGGGATCGGGCGACCTGCTGGACGACGAAGGCATACGCGCCGCGATCAACATGGCCATCGACCGCAGCCAGTTGCCCGCCGTCTTCCCGCTCGGCGGGTGGGCGACGAGCGAGACGATCCTGCCCGGCGCGCTCGATCTTGGCCGCGATCCGACGCCGCCCGCGTGGGCGGCCATGCCGCTCGATGAGCGGCGGGCGCAGGCAGCGGCCAGCGTCACCCGCTGGCGCGCCGATCATGGCGACCCGCCACCGCTGCGCATCGCTCTTCCCAACGGTCCCGGATCGACCCTGCTGTTCGCGCTGATCGCCCGCGACCTTGCCACCGTCGGCCTGCCCGCGAAGCGCGTGGCGATGCGCGCGGACGCCGACCTGCGGCTGGTGGACGAAGTGGCCGCCTATGACAGCGCGATCTGGTATCTCGGCCGCATCGGCTGCCCGCGCAAAGTGCATTGCGATCCGCAGGCCGATGCCCAGCTCACCGCCGCCAGCCTCGCCACCAGCGAAGCCGAACGCGCCGCCCGCATCGCCGACGCCGAAGCGCGGATGACGGCGCATAACGGCTATATTCCGCTCGGTGCGCCGGTGCGCTGGTCGCTCGTCTCGCGGCGGCTGAGCGGCTTCCTCCCCTCGCCCCGTGCACGCCACCCATTGAACCATCTGTTCCGCAGCACCAACTGA
- a CDS encoding tyrosine recombinase XerC, giving the protein MTPAAPSLLERWRAHLALDRRRSTHTVRAYVATAERLLAFLAEHRGGPVDAAELARIEQADLRAFLTHRRMDGIGNLSAARELSAVRGFLRFIGGEDARVPQLKGPRVKRGLPRPVSPDEAVALAGDIAETAREPWIGARDWAVLLLLYGAGLRIGEAMGLTGEILPLGDTLRVTGKRGKTRIVPLLPQVRAAIETYVEHCPHRIDRSTALFLGARGGPLSPALIRRAVQGARGRLGLSDRTTPHALRHSFATHLLGRGADLRSLQELLGHASLSSTQVYTQVDAAHLLDIYRNAHPRA; this is encoded by the coding sequence ATGACACCTGCCGCCCCCTCTCTCCTCGAACGCTGGCGCGCGCATCTGGCGCTCGACCGGCGGCGGTCCACCCACACGGTGCGCGCCTATGTCGCGACGGCGGAACGCCTGCTCGCTTTCCTCGCCGAACATCGCGGCGGGCCGGTCGACGCGGCAGAGCTGGCGCGGATCGAGCAGGCGGACCTCCGCGCCTTCCTGACCCATCGCCGCATGGACGGCATCGGCAACCTCTCCGCCGCGCGGGAACTGTCGGCGGTGCGCGGCTTTCTGCGCTTCATCGGCGGCGAGGACGCCCGCGTCCCTCAACTCAAAGGCCCGCGCGTCAAGCGCGGCCTCCCCCGCCCCGTCTCCCCGGACGAAGCCGTGGCGCTGGCGGGCGACATCGCGGAAACGGCGCGCGAACCGTGGATCGGCGCGCGCGACTGGGCGGTGCTGCTGCTGCTCTATGGCGCGGGCCTTCGCATCGGCGAGGCGATGGGGCTGACCGGCGAGATATTGCCGCTCGGCGACACGCTGCGCGTCACGGGCAAGCGCGGCAAGACCCGGATCGTGCCCCTCCTGCCGCAGGTGCGCGCCGCCATCGAAACCTATGTCGAACACTGCCCCCACCGCATCGACCGGAGCACAGCCCTGTTCCTCGGCGCGCGCGGCGGCCCCCTCTCCCCCGCGCTCATCCGCCGCGCGGTGCAGGGCGCGCGCGGACGGCTGGGCCTGTCGGATCGCACCACGCCCCACGCCCTGCGCCACAGCTTCGCCACGCACCTGCTGGGGCGCGGCGCGGACCTGCGCTCGCTTCAGGAACTGCTGGGCCACGCCAGCCTTTCCTCGACGCAGGTCTATACGCAGGTCGACGCCGCCCACCTGCTCGACATCTACCGCAACGCCCACCCCCGCGCCTGA
- the gshB gene encoding glutathione synthase, producing MTNLNPLTVAVQMDPMEGINIAGDSTFHIMLAGQARGHRLYHYLAPDLTFREGRVLAKARPVKVQKVRGDHYVLGEPEMLDLGRDVDVVLMRQDPPFDLSYITATHLLERVQEETLVVNDPASVRNAPEKLFVLDYARFMPPTMITRDLAEVRSFLAEHGEIVVKPLYGNGGVAVFHVGANGANLSSLVELFKTSWVEPFMVQAFIPGVAQGDKRIVLVDGEVMGAVNRIPGKGEIRSNLAVGGSAAKTELTEKEREICAALGPELKRRGLLFVGIDVIGGEWLTEINVTSPTGIVSIEAFDGTDTGGLIWDAIDARLAERAAA from the coding sequence ATGACCAACCTTAACCCCCTGACCGTCGCCGTGCAGATGGACCCGATGGAGGGCATCAACATCGCGGGCGATTCGACCTTCCACATCATGCTGGCGGGGCAGGCGCGGGGGCATCGCCTCTACCATTATCTCGCGCCGGACCTGACGTTCCGCGAGGGCCGGGTGCTCGCGAAGGCGCGGCCAGTAAAGGTGCAGAAGGTCAGGGGCGACCATTACGTGCTGGGTGAGCCGGAGATGCTGGACCTTGGCCGCGACGTGGACGTGGTGCTGATGCGGCAGGACCCCCCCTTCGATTTGAGCTACATCACCGCCACCCATCTGCTCGAACGGGTGCAGGAAGAGACGCTGGTGGTGAACGACCCGGCGAGCGTCCGGAACGCGCCCGAAAAGCTGTTCGTGCTCGATTATGCGCGCTTCATGCCGCCGACGATGATTACCCGCGATCTGGCCGAGGTCCGCTCCTTCCTGGCCGAACATGGCGAGATCGTGGTGAAGCCGCTCTACGGCAATGGCGGGGTCGCGGTGTTCCATGTCGGGGCCAACGGGGCGAACCTGTCCTCGCTGGTCGAGCTGTTCAAGACGAGCTGGGTCGAACCCTTCATGGTGCAGGCGTTCATCCCCGGCGTGGCGCAGGGCGACAAGCGGATCGTGCTGGTGGATGGCGAGGTCATGGGCGCGGTCAATCGCATTCCGGGCAAGGGCGAAATCCGATCCAACCTCGCGGTCGGGGGATCGGCGGCCAAGACCGAACTGACCGAGAAGGAGCGCGAGATCTGCGCGGCGCTGGGTCCGGAACTCAAGCGCCGGGGGCTGCTGTTCGTGGGGATCGACGTGATTGGCGGCGAGTGGCTGACGGAGATCAACGTGACCTCTCCGACCGGCATCGTGTCCATCGAGGCGTTCGACGGCACCGATACCGGCGGCCTGATCTGGGACGCGATCGACGCGCGGCTGGCGGAGCGGGCGGCGGCCTGA
- a CDS encoding YraN family protein has product MKKQRAEQRGRQAERIAAWWLRLKGWEILGRRLRTPAGEVDLVARRGAMIAFVEVKARGTAAELELSIDERRLARVAAAAEILWHDLARPGDDMRIDVMLLAPGHPPRHLANVWHGG; this is encoded by the coding sequence GTGAAGAAGCAGCGGGCCGAACAGCGCGGGCGGCAGGCGGAACGGATCGCGGCATGGTGGCTGCGCCTCAAGGGGTGGGAGATACTGGGCCGCCGCCTGCGCACGCCCGCGGGCGAGGTCGATCTGGTGGCGCGCAGGGGCGCGATGATCGCTTTCGTCGAGGTGAAGGCGCGCGGGACGGCAGCGGAACTGGAGCTTTCCATCGACGAGCGGCGGCTGGCGCGGGTTGCGGCGGCCGCCGAAATCCTGTGGCACGACTTGGCGCGGCCGGGCGACGACATGCGAATCGACGTGATGCTCCTTGCGCCGGGGCATCCGCCGCGCCATCTGGCGAACGTCTGGCACGGGGGGTGA